One window of the Salvia miltiorrhiza cultivar Shanhuang (shh) chromosome 6, IMPLAD_Smil_shh, whole genome shotgun sequence genome contains the following:
- the LOC130987929 gene encoding potassium channel SKOR-like isoform X2 gives MERNRNRGREENEKESEGDEQRYSVDLLRNYSTQVSFSFRHSQSQSHEFIIRPDNRWYVAWSNFILIWAIYSSFFTPLEFGFFRGLPENLFLLDVAGQFTFSVDIFVSFFVAYTDAHSYCLVYDRRLIAARYLKSRFLIDLLGCLPWDLIYRRCGEKELVRYMLWIRLSRAVRVTDFFEKMEKDTRVNYLFTRIVKLFVVELYCTHTAACIFYYLATTLPASEEAHTWIGSLQLGDYSYTNFRHIDLWTRYITALYFAVVTMATVGYGEIHAVNTREMIFVMLYVSLDMILGAYLLGNMTALIVKGSKTERFRDKMAELIKYSSRNKLGKSIGKEMKGHVRLQYESSYADASALRDLPLALRAKISNKLYEPNIRQVPLFKDCSDGFIKKIAIKVHEEFFLPGEVIVEEGTVGDQLYILCDGKLEQVRNREDGEAEGSVPVQYSSIGDISVVCSIPEARTVRASELSRLLRVDKQALIQVIQIHFADGRIIIDNLLRGREHHLRKKILESDMVAQIEKCESEVAMRLNCAANDGDLHRLRRLVEAGADPNKVDYHGQSPLHRAAAMGYEDIVQFLIQIHADINLRDNFGKTPLFEAIKKGHGGAASLLEEAGAAAHVEGPGICLCEAVARNELDFVARLLANGMNPNSKNYNLQTPLHVAAAEGLFEVSVLLLQNGGSVIARDRWGRTPLEEARVGGDHKLVQLLEDAKRRHQMSDFSG, from the exons atggagagGAATAGAAACAGAGGAAGAGAAGAAAACGAGAAGGAATCCGAAGGCGATGAACAACGGTACAGCGTCGACCTTCTCCGAAACTACTCCACACAGGTTTCCTTCAGCTTCCGCCACTCCCAATCGCAATCGCACGAATTCATCATCCGCCCCGATAACAG GTGGTACGTCGCTTGGTCGAATTTCATCCTGATATGGGCAATCTACTCCTCCTTCTTCACGCCGCTCGAATTCGGCTTCTTCAGAGGCTTACCGGAGAATCTCTTCCTCCTAGACGTCGCCGGCCAGTTCACCTTCTCCGTCGACATCTTCGTCTCCTTCTTCGTCGCCTACACCGACGCACACTCTTACTGCCTCGTCTACGACCGCCGCCTCATCGCCGCGCGCTACCTCAAATCTCGATTTCTCATCGATCTTCTCGGATGCTTGCCCTGGGATCTCATCTACCgg AGGTGCGGCGAAAAGGAGTTGGTGAGGTATATGCTGTGGATCCGGCTGAGCAGAGCGGTTAGGGTTACAGACTTCTTCGAGAAGATGGAGAAGGACACACGTGTGAACTATCTCTTCACACGAATCGTAAAGCTTTTCGTGGTGGAACTCTACTGCACGCACACAGCCGCTTGCATATTCTACTATCTAGCAACGACTCTTCCTGCTTCGGAAGAAGCTCATACATGGATCGGAAGCTTGCAGTTAGGCGACTACAGCTATACAAACTTCCGACACATTGATCTCTGGACGCGTTACATAACCGCGCTGTATTTCGCTGTCGTCACCATGGCAACCGTTG GTTATGGTGAGATCCACGCTGTGAACACGAGGGAGATGATATTCGTGATGCTGTACGTGTCGCTGGACATGATCCTAGGCGCTTACTTGCTGGGCAACATGACGGCGTTGATCGTCAAAGGGTCTAAAACAGAGAGGTTCAGAGATAAGATGGCGGAGCTTATCAAATATAGCAGCAGAAACAAGTTAGGTAAGAGCATAGGGAAAGAGATGAAGGGCCATGTCCGGTTGCAGTACGAGAGCAGTTACGCCGACGCCTCTGCTCTTCGGGATCTCCCACTCGCTCTGCGAGCTAAG ATTTCGAACAAGTTGTACGAACCTAATATCAGACAAGTTCCTCTGTTTAAGGATTGCTCGGATGGATTCATCAAGAAAATA GCGATCAAAGTGCACGAAGAGTTCTTTCTTCCGGGAGAAGTGATAGTCGAAGAGGGAACCGTCGGCGATCAGCTTTATATCCTTTGTGATGGCAAACTG GAACAAGTAAGAAATCGGGAAGACGGGGAGGCGGAAGGATCTGTTCCGGTGCAGTACAGTTCAATAGGCGACATCTCCGTTGTGTGCAGCATCCCAGAGGCGCGGACAGTCCGCGCCTCCGAGCTGTCGAGGCTGCTGCGAGTGGACAAGCAAGCTCTCATACAAGTCATCCAGATACACTTCGCAGATGGGCGCATTATCATCGACAATCTGCTTCGC GGAAGAGAGCATCATCTTCGGAAGAAGATACTGGAATCCGACATGGTTGCGCAGATCGAGAAATGTGAATCGGAGGTGGCGATGAGGTTGAACTGTGCGGCTAACGACGGCGATCTGCACCGGCTGCGACGTTTGGTGGAAGCGGGAGCAGATCCCAACAAAGTAGACTACCATGGACAATCGCCTTTG CATCGCGCTGCGGCGATGGGGTATGAAGACATCGTTCAGTTCCTCATTCAGATTCACGCCGACATAAATCTCCGCG ATAACTTTGGGAAGACGCCGTTGTTTGAGGCGATCAAGAAGGGCCACGGTGGCGCGGCGTCTCTGCTGGAAGAAGCCGGCGCGGCGGCACACGTGGAGGGCCCCGGGATATGTCTGTGCGAGGCTGTTGCGAGAAATGAGTTGGATTTTGTTGCAAGGCTTTTGGCAAATGGAATGAATCCCAACTCCAAGAATTATAATCTTCAGACACCTCTGCACGTGGCTGCTGCAGAGGGCTTGTTTGAAGTGTCTGTTTTGCTCTTGCAAAATGGGGGCAGCGTCATCGCAAGGGACAGATGGGGAAGGACTCCATTAGAGGAGGCTCGAGTAGGAGGAGATCATAAACTAGTTCAGTTGTTGGAAGATGCAAAGCGTCGTCATCAGATGTCGGATTTTTCGGGTTAA
- the LOC130987929 gene encoding potassium channel SKOR-like isoform X1 — MERNRNRGREENEKESEGDEQRYSVDLLRNYSTQVSFSFRHSQSQSHEFIIRPDNRWYVAWSNFILIWAIYSSFFTPLEFGFFRGLPENLFLLDVAGQFTFSVDIFVSFFVAYTDAHSYCLVYDRRLIAARYLKSRFLIDLLGCLPWDLIYRRCGEKELVRYMLWIRLSRAVRVTDFFEKMEKDTRVNYLFTRIVKLFVVELYCTHTAACIFYYLATTLPASEEAHTWIGSLQLGDYSYTNFRHIDLWTRYITALYFAVVTMATVGYGEIHAVNTREMIFVMLYVSLDMILGAYLLGNMTALIVKGSKTERFRDKMAELIKYSSRNKLGKSIGKEMKGHVRLQYESSYADASALRDLPLALRAKISNKLYEPNIRQVPLFKDCSDGFIKKIAIKVHEEFFLPGEVIVEEGTVGDQLYILCDGKLEQVRNREDGEAEGSVPVQYSSIGDISVVCSIPEARTVRASELSRLLRVDKQALIQVIQIHFADGRIIIDNLLRGREHHLRKKILESDMVAQIEKCESEVAMRLNCAANDGDLHRLRRLVEAGADPNKVDYHGQSPLVMFKYIYIYTYTADFDQLFWERVLSCMVCCLLQHRAAAMGYEDIVQFLIQIHADINLRDNFGKTPLFEAIKKGHGGAASLLEEAGAAAHVEGPGICLCEAVARNELDFVARLLANGMNPNSKNYNLQTPLHVAAAEGLFEVSVLLLQNGGSVIARDRWGRTPLEEARVGGDHKLVQLLEDAKRRHQMSDFSG, encoded by the exons atggagagGAATAGAAACAGAGGAAGAGAAGAAAACGAGAAGGAATCCGAAGGCGATGAACAACGGTACAGCGTCGACCTTCTCCGAAACTACTCCACACAGGTTTCCTTCAGCTTCCGCCACTCCCAATCGCAATCGCACGAATTCATCATCCGCCCCGATAACAG GTGGTACGTCGCTTGGTCGAATTTCATCCTGATATGGGCAATCTACTCCTCCTTCTTCACGCCGCTCGAATTCGGCTTCTTCAGAGGCTTACCGGAGAATCTCTTCCTCCTAGACGTCGCCGGCCAGTTCACCTTCTCCGTCGACATCTTCGTCTCCTTCTTCGTCGCCTACACCGACGCACACTCTTACTGCCTCGTCTACGACCGCCGCCTCATCGCCGCGCGCTACCTCAAATCTCGATTTCTCATCGATCTTCTCGGATGCTTGCCCTGGGATCTCATCTACCgg AGGTGCGGCGAAAAGGAGTTGGTGAGGTATATGCTGTGGATCCGGCTGAGCAGAGCGGTTAGGGTTACAGACTTCTTCGAGAAGATGGAGAAGGACACACGTGTGAACTATCTCTTCACACGAATCGTAAAGCTTTTCGTGGTGGAACTCTACTGCACGCACACAGCCGCTTGCATATTCTACTATCTAGCAACGACTCTTCCTGCTTCGGAAGAAGCTCATACATGGATCGGAAGCTTGCAGTTAGGCGACTACAGCTATACAAACTTCCGACACATTGATCTCTGGACGCGTTACATAACCGCGCTGTATTTCGCTGTCGTCACCATGGCAACCGTTG GTTATGGTGAGATCCACGCTGTGAACACGAGGGAGATGATATTCGTGATGCTGTACGTGTCGCTGGACATGATCCTAGGCGCTTACTTGCTGGGCAACATGACGGCGTTGATCGTCAAAGGGTCTAAAACAGAGAGGTTCAGAGATAAGATGGCGGAGCTTATCAAATATAGCAGCAGAAACAAGTTAGGTAAGAGCATAGGGAAAGAGATGAAGGGCCATGTCCGGTTGCAGTACGAGAGCAGTTACGCCGACGCCTCTGCTCTTCGGGATCTCCCACTCGCTCTGCGAGCTAAG ATTTCGAACAAGTTGTACGAACCTAATATCAGACAAGTTCCTCTGTTTAAGGATTGCTCGGATGGATTCATCAAGAAAATA GCGATCAAAGTGCACGAAGAGTTCTTTCTTCCGGGAGAAGTGATAGTCGAAGAGGGAACCGTCGGCGATCAGCTTTATATCCTTTGTGATGGCAAACTG GAACAAGTAAGAAATCGGGAAGACGGGGAGGCGGAAGGATCTGTTCCGGTGCAGTACAGTTCAATAGGCGACATCTCCGTTGTGTGCAGCATCCCAGAGGCGCGGACAGTCCGCGCCTCCGAGCTGTCGAGGCTGCTGCGAGTGGACAAGCAAGCTCTCATACAAGTCATCCAGATACACTTCGCAGATGGGCGCATTATCATCGACAATCTGCTTCGC GGAAGAGAGCATCATCTTCGGAAGAAGATACTGGAATCCGACATGGTTGCGCAGATCGAGAAATGTGAATCGGAGGTGGCGATGAGGTTGAACTGTGCGGCTAACGACGGCGATCTGCACCGGCTGCGACGTTTGGTGGAAGCGGGAGCAGATCCCAACAAAGTAGACTACCATGGACAATCGCCTTTGGTaatgtttaaatatatatatatatatacatacactgCAGATTTCGATCAACTTTTTTGGGAAAGAGTCTTATCATGCATGGTTTGTTGCCTCTTGCAGCATCGCGCTGCGGCGATGGGGTATGAAGACATCGTTCAGTTCCTCATTCAGATTCACGCCGACATAAATCTCCGCG ATAACTTTGGGAAGACGCCGTTGTTTGAGGCGATCAAGAAGGGCCACGGTGGCGCGGCGTCTCTGCTGGAAGAAGCCGGCGCGGCGGCACACGTGGAGGGCCCCGGGATATGTCTGTGCGAGGCTGTTGCGAGAAATGAGTTGGATTTTGTTGCAAGGCTTTTGGCAAATGGAATGAATCCCAACTCCAAGAATTATAATCTTCAGACACCTCTGCACGTGGCTGCTGCAGAGGGCTTGTTTGAAGTGTCTGTTTTGCTCTTGCAAAATGGGGGCAGCGTCATCGCAAGGGACAGATGGGGAAGGACTCCATTAGAGGAGGCTCGAGTAGGAGGAGATCATAAACTAGTTCAGTTGTTGGAAGATGCAAAGCGTCGTCATCAGATGTCGGATTTTTCGGGTTAA